A portion of the Rahnella variigena genome contains these proteins:
- a CDS encoding dihydrodipicolinate synthase family protein has protein sequence MFTGLSAFPLTPLTDKGIDEKSFVRLMSRLVIAGVDSIGALGSTGSYAYLKHSERDRVARLAVEHAEGIPVMVSIGSVRTSDVLHLAEDAQRAGVSAVLLAPVSYQKLTSDEVFMLYETVTRHLSVPLCVYDNPATTHFDFTDELYGRIAQLPHVASIKIPGLSADPVATQKRLAALRPLVPAHVTLGAAGDLAAATVLTQGGDVWYSVIAGLFPEIPVAITRAAQNGDTQTAQALSAQLEPLWEMFRQHGSLRVVAAAAEILGLVSAPCLPLPLQSVTGDQRQRLERVIEALNLRA, from the coding sequence ATGTTCACAGGATTAAGTGCTTTTCCTCTCACCCCGCTGACGGATAAAGGCATTGATGAGAAATCTTTTGTCAGGCTAATGTCGCGTCTGGTGATTGCGGGTGTGGATTCCATCGGCGCACTGGGCTCGACGGGCAGTTATGCTTATCTGAAACACAGTGAGCGTGACCGCGTTGCCCGGCTGGCGGTAGAACACGCTGAGGGTATTCCCGTGATGGTCAGTATCGGTTCAGTGCGTACCTCTGACGTGCTGCACCTTGCGGAAGATGCCCAGCGGGCGGGTGTGAGTGCTGTATTACTGGCACCTGTGTCGTATCAGAAACTCACCAGTGATGAAGTCTTCATGTTGTATGAAACGGTGACCCGTCATCTTTCGGTGCCGTTGTGCGTTTACGATAATCCGGCCACAACGCATTTTGATTTCACCGATGAACTTTACGGGCGTATCGCGCAACTGCCGCATGTTGCCAGTATCAAAATCCCCGGGTTATCTGCTGACCCTGTTGCCACGCAAAAACGTCTGGCGGCGCTTCGTCCGTTGGTTCCGGCGCATGTGACGCTCGGCGCAGCGGGTGATCTGGCTGCTGCCACGGTTCTGACACAGGGCGGCGATGTCTGGTATTCGGTTATTGCCGGATTGTTCCCGGAAATTCCGGTGGCCATCACACGTGCAGCACAAAACGGGGATACTCAGACTGCTCAGGCTTTATCGGCACAACTTGAACCGTTATGGGAAATGTTCCGCCAGCACGGAAGCCTGCGCGTTGTCGCTGCCGCAGCGGAAATTCTCGGCCTGGTTTCTGCCCCATGTCTGCCGTTACCGCTTCAGTCTGTTACCGGTGATCAACGCCAGCGACTGGAACGTGTTATTGAAGCGCTTAATTTGCGAGCCTGA
- a CDS encoding MFS transporter, which translates to MSHTKSDASEHPQGETAASNGISVIALLVAAAFFMEFIDGTVIATALPQMAISFGVSAVDLNAGMSAYMLTLAVLIPASGWAAERFGARNVFTFALAVFTLASLFCAMATSVSEFIILRIIQGIGGALMVPVGRLTVLKTTPKPQLIKAIATLTWPALVAPILGPPLGGFITHYASWHWIFYINVPLGIIAMMLAWRLFPQAPSDEPKHFDKPGFLLTGLAMLSLVTGLELISQDHILWTTAGLLLVAGVVLSVLAVRHLYRDPAPMVHPGAMVIPTFRISMGGGSLFRVTISAVPFLLPLMLQVGFGMDPFHAGLLVLAVFAGNLAMKPATTPLIRRFGFRPVLVVNGLLSVFSLLFCAFLTPGTPDWLVMLLLFLGGLSRSMQFTGISTLAFSDVPAKQMADANTLFSTVLQLSVGLGITVGALGTRLGEQLVDMLHWESVPGMSFKVAFIVIAVLTLIGWLDMLRLKPDAGSSVSGKK; encoded by the coding sequence ATGAGCCACACTAAATCGGATGCGTCAGAACATCCGCAGGGAGAAACCGCTGCCAGTAACGGGATCTCCGTTATTGCTTTATTGGTTGCGGCTGCTTTCTTTATGGAGTTTATCGACGGTACGGTGATTGCCACCGCGCTGCCGCAAATGGCGATTTCTTTCGGCGTATCAGCGGTCGATCTTAATGCCGGGATGAGTGCGTATATGCTGACGCTGGCGGTACTTATCCCCGCCAGTGGCTGGGCGGCAGAACGTTTTGGTGCCCGCAACGTATTCACCTTTGCCCTCGCGGTCTTTACGCTGGCTTCGCTGTTTTGTGCCATGGCGACCAGCGTCAGTGAATTTATCATTCTGCGTATTATTCAGGGTATTGGCGGTGCGCTGATGGTGCCGGTCGGGCGTCTCACGGTGCTGAAAACTACGCCAAAACCACAGTTAATCAAAGCTATCGCCACGCTGACCTGGCCTGCGCTGGTGGCGCCGATCCTCGGGCCGCCGCTCGGTGGGTTCATTACCCATTACGCCTCATGGCACTGGATTTTCTATATCAATGTGCCGCTCGGAATTATTGCGATGATGCTGGCGTGGCGTCTGTTTCCTCAGGCACCTTCCGATGAACCCAAACATTTCGACAAACCGGGGTTCCTGCTCACCGGGCTGGCGATGCTTTCGCTGGTCACCGGTCTGGAGCTGATCAGTCAGGATCATATTTTGTGGACTACCGCCGGGCTGTTGCTGGTCGCAGGTGTGGTGCTTTCGGTGCTGGCTGTCCGTCATCTTTACCGCGACCCCGCGCCGATGGTGCATCCGGGGGCGATGGTGATCCCGACATTTCGTATCAGTATGGGCGGCGGTTCGTTGTTTCGCGTGACCATCAGCGCGGTGCCGTTCCTTTTGCCGCTGATGTTACAGGTCGGATTTGGTATGGATCCGTTCCATGCCGGTTTACTGGTGCTGGCGGTGTTTGCCGGTAATCTGGCGATGAAACCGGCGACCACGCCGCTGATCCGCCGTTTCGGCTTCCGTCCGGTGCTGGTGGTGAATGGCCTGCTGAGCGTTTTCTCATTGCTGTTCTGCGCGTTTCTGACGCCGGGCACGCCGGACTGGCTGGTGATGTTATTGCTGTTTCTCGGCGGCCTTAGCCGTTCAATGCAGTTTACCGGCATCAGTACGCTGGCCTTTTCTGATGTGCCTGCAAAACAAATGGCCGATGCTAATACGCTGTTCAGCACGGTGCTGCAACTGTCGGTCGGGCTTGGGATCACGGTCGGTGCGCTCGGTACGCGCCTGGGTGAACAACTGGTGGATATGCTGCACTGGGAGTCTGTTCCCGGCATGAGTTTCAAAGTGGCCTTTATTGTTATCGCGGTGCTGACCCTGATTGGCTGGCTGGATATGTTGCGCCTGAAACCGGATGCCGGTTCATCTGTATCGGGCAAAAAGTAA
- a CDS encoding 2-phosphosulfolactate phosphatase, whose protein sequence is MTDFSQADFDVRVEWGAPAMEHLAAEADCIVIIDVMSFSTCVSVAGERGGMIFPYPWKDASAQQFAADNNAECAQFDRCFQGQGFTLSPCSLLNMTAGTRLVLPSPNGSALTFKAKAHKAAIFTACFRNVTATARACENYRQILIVPAGEKWPDNSLRPALEDFAAAGGLVSRLSHRRLSAEARAACAVYQHLTRAELEGCGSARELNRRGFAADIALCLEEDVSDFACQLQGGFFTALR, encoded by the coding sequence ATGACTGATTTTTCGCAGGCTGATTTTGATGTTCGTGTGGAATGGGGCGCGCCAGCCATGGAGCATCTGGCGGCAGAAGCGGACTGTATTGTCATTATCGACGTGATGTCGTTTTCCACCTGCGTGAGTGTGGCCGGTGAACGCGGCGGCATGATCTTCCCGTATCCCTGGAAAGACGCCAGTGCGCAGCAATTTGCCGCAGATAATAATGCCGAATGTGCGCAGTTTGACCGGTGTTTTCAGGGGCAGGGTTTCACCCTTTCTCCCTGCTCCTTGCTGAACATGACAGCGGGAACGCGGCTGGTGCTGCCTTCGCCGAACGGATCCGCGCTGACTTTTAAAGCCAAAGCGCACAAGGCGGCGATTTTCACCGCCTGTTTTCGCAATGTGACCGCGACCGCCCGCGCGTGTGAAAATTATCGCCAGATTTTGATCGTACCCGCCGGTGAAAAGTGGCCGGACAACTCACTGCGTCCGGCACTTGAAGATTTTGCCGCCGCCGGCGGGCTGGTTTCGCGCCTTTCGCACCGTCGTTTATCTGCTGAAGCCCGCGCTGCCTGTGCTGTTTATCAACATCTGACACGGGCAGAACTTGAAGGCTGTGGTTCAGCGCGTGAGCTGAACCGTCGTGGATTTGCCGCCGATATCGCACTTTGTCTGGAGGAAGATGTCAGCGATTTTGCCTGCCAGTTACAGGGCGGGTTCTTCACTGCGCTCCGATGA